A stretch of the Saprospiraceae bacterium genome encodes the following:
- a CDS encoding transglutaminase domain-containing protein — translation MSISKVSIDTSLIPQPDGENVLRHKDGNTWDIINVIMSSDRKMSNYMCDFAQQFEPTYEGLYDLWYWVRKNIKYIADKPGYEKVKDPRVTWKDGFGDCKSFSLFVASVLRCIGVRYKYRFTSYNQNSDPTHVYVIAHLKGREIIIDSVHTKYDDEADYTKKWDKMPTRIYQLSGPGKIAIIGNARPTIAQRIADAPKGIAPKRNINITTLTGGLLTLELLDEQLRILISFYGDPDGILQKARNIIFQAKRGNFHYNNTLPTGYIDPRLNILIEQIQQASKNIRINGTHYRIGEIPYERPGKYPENCNDILNTPENKKLLSEFNQLSFQDPYKRDGKRYKELGEWRNKIYKDLDECALSQEFAKLVDKRIGKTSHHVLYEFVDKPNEAPNTVGTKTVLHKLAITSIGQLAYIDRSNVRIMVENGIMAENATKPDLNKITPKDSIDILKNASKLNDPRARINEPVTIAVALIGLLTAAIKAAQQFKNDMKDKRKLAFEASNRGYGSPEFSADGPDWSGFDSGIPGGPGSGLDDSSFTDYLPWILGGAAALFVVPQILKK, via the coding sequence ATGAGTATAAGCAAAGTATCTATTGATACAAGCTTAATCCCTCAGCCGGATGGTGAAAATGTCTTAAGACATAAGGATGGCAATACCTGGGACATAATAAATGTCATCATGTCATCGGATCGAAAGATGAGCAATTACATGTGTGATTTTGCTCAACAGTTTGAACCGACCTATGAAGGACTTTATGATTTGTGGTATTGGGTGCGTAAAAACATCAAATACATAGCAGATAAACCAGGCTATGAAAAAGTAAAAGATCCGCGTGTCACCTGGAAGGATGGATTTGGAGATTGTAAGAGTTTTAGTCTTTTCGTCGCTTCTGTTTTACGATGCATTGGAGTTCGGTATAAATACCGATTTACTTCATACAATCAAAATTCGGATCCTACGCATGTCTATGTGATTGCACATCTAAAAGGTCGAGAAATTATTATCGACTCAGTTCACACAAAATATGATGATGAAGCTGATTACACAAAAAAATGGGATAAAATGCCTACACGAATATATCAATTAAGCGGACCTGGTAAAATTGCAATCATCGGCAATGCACGACCAACAATAGCACAGCGCATTGCTGATGCTCCTAAAGGCATTGCACCTAAACGCAATATCAACATCACTACATTGACAGGAGGCCTACTTACCCTGGAACTACTCGATGAGCAACTACGGATCCTGATATCATTTTATGGTGATCCGGATGGAATCTTACAAAAAGCACGTAACATTATTTTTCAGGCAAAGCGTGGAAACTTTCATTACAACAATACATTGCCAACCGGCTACATAGATCCTCGTTTAAATATATTAATTGAGCAAATTCAGCAAGCCTCAAAAAATATTCGAATCAATGGTACCCATTATCGAATTGGTGAAATTCCCTATGAACGTCCTGGTAAGTATCCTGAAAATTGCAATGATATTTTAAACACACCTGAGAATAAAAAATTACTATCAGAATTCAATCAATTGTCTTTTCAAGATCCATATAAACGAGATGGAAAACGATACAAGGAGCTTGGAGAATGGCGAAATAAAATCTACAAGGATCTTGACGAATGCGCATTAAGCCAGGAGTTTGCAAAACTTGTAGATAAGCGCATTGGCAAAACTTCACACCACGTACTGTATGAGTTTGTGGATAAACCCAATGAAGCTCCTAATACAGTAGGTACCAAAACTGTTTTGCATAAACTGGCAATTACTTCCATTGGCCAGCTTGCATACATCGACCGGTCCAATGTTCGCATCATGGTTGAAAATGGAATCATGGCAGAAAATGCAACCAAACCAGATTTAAATAAAATCACTCCAAAAGATAGCATTGATATTTTGAAGAATGCATCAAAATTAAACGATCCAAGAGCACGAATTAATGAACCTGTAACAATTGCAGTTGCATTAATTGGCCTTTTGACTGCAGCTATTAAAGCTGCACAGCAATTTAAAAACGACATGAAGGATAAACGCAAACTTGCGTTTGAAGCTTCCAATCGAGGATATGGATCTCCAGAGTTTTCTGCAGATGGTCCCGATTGGTCTGGATTTGATTCAGGTATCCCAGGTGGACCTGGATCTGGTTTAGATGATAGTTCATTCACTGATTACCTGCCCTGGATCCTGGGTGGTGCAGCTGCTTTATTTGTAGTACCTCAAATTCTTAAAAAATAA
- a CDS encoding LEA type 2 family protein, whose translation MKNLLALIGIGAFGYWLFTSASKHISNNLSLDKATLSFGKVSLTGVPFTLNLHVRNNTSYALPLDAFSGYMTYGNNELAPINISSSVVIEPHRISIVSVKSALNLINLSSSIADIIKSGKYLQGVRIRGYLTVKGVDFPIDKEINPFA comes from the coding sequence TTGAAAAACCTACTGGCTCTTATCGGCATTGGCGCATTCGGTTACTGGCTTTTTACCAGTGCTTCTAAGCACATCTCAAACAATCTTAGCCTTGATAAGGCAACATTAAGCTTCGGAAAAGTTAGCCTGACCGGAGTGCCTTTTACCTTAAATCTTCATGTCCGCAACAATACATCCTATGCACTACCTCTGGATGCATTTTCAGGATACATGACATACGGTAATAATGAACTTGCTCCAATCAATATTTCCAGTTCTGTTGTCATCGAGCCTCACAGGATCAGCATTGTAAGTGTAAAATCAGCTTTAAATCTAATAAACCTCAGTTCATCCATTGCAGACATTATCAAAAGTGGTAAATATTTGCAAGGTGTCAGGATCCGAGGATATCTCACTGTAAAAGGTGTTGATTTCCCTATTGATAAGGAAATCAATCCATTTGCATGA
- a CDS encoding ribonuclease H-like domain-containing protein: MTLYLDCEWTLDQNIFLIGYAYSDGSVGSIYGPKLTKKYFMQLLKGVNYVIVYGPDIAMLEKYFEIDLRNKIICINALQVFRKSLPGLRSYKLAYVEELFAIVRKKRKYKTSVFTIWKDWEHPIKKQHVIVYNLEDVRNLMILFNIIVCKYNISDQDILQSRLY; encoded by the coding sequence ATGACACTCTATCTGGATTGTGAATGGACACTCGATCAAAATATATTTCTCATCGGATATGCCTATTCTGATGGCTCTGTAGGTTCGATATACGGACCTAAGCTCACTAAAAAATATTTTATGCAACTCCTGAAGGGAGTAAATTATGTAATTGTATACGGTCCGGACATTGCTATGCTTGAAAAGTATTTTGAGATCGATCTGCGCAATAAAATCATTTGCATCAATGCACTTCAGGTCTTCCGAAAATCACTTCCAGGACTTCGAAGCTATAAACTGGCCTACGTTGAAGAACTCTTCGCCATTGTGCGTAAAAAGCGCAAATACAAAACCAGTGTTTTTACAATTTGGAAAGACTGGGAGCATCCTATCAAAAAGCAACATGTTATCGTCTACAATTTAGAGGACGTCAGAAACCTCATGATTCTATTCAATATCATTGTATGTAAATACAACATTTCCGACCAGGACATTCTGCAGTCCAGGTTATACTAA
- a CDS encoding JAB domain-containing protein — MNDYKKNVLPEITLKYKSGEFQKISIKDSSEAADLFRKFYDADLIEYREEFLLLLLNRANKTLGYVKVSTGGITGTVADPRIMLTTALISGACSIMISHNHPSGSLYPSNQDIELTKRIAAGAALIDIKLMDHIIITPDSYYSFADHGQL; from the coding sequence ATGAATGATTACAAAAAAAATGTACTGCCTGAAATAACCCTGAAGTATAAATCAGGTGAATTTCAAAAAATCTCTATTAAGGATTCTTCTGAAGCTGCAGATTTATTCCGCAAATTCTATGATGCTGATCTCATTGAATATCGCGAAGAGTTTCTTTTGCTGCTTTTGAACCGTGCAAATAAAACACTTGGCTATGTCAAAGTTTCTACCGGAGGAATCACCGGCACGGTTGCGGATCCTCGCATAATGCTAACTACCGCTTTAATATCCGGCGCATGTAGCATTATGATAAGCCACAATCATCCTTCCGGAAGCCTTTATCCATCAAATCAAGACATCGAGCTTACCAAAAGAATTGCTGCAGGTGCTGCTTTGATTGATATCAAACTGATGGACCACATCATCATTACTCCGGATTCATATTATTCATTTGCTGATCACGGCCAGTTATGA